Proteins encoded together in one Thermophilibacter immobilis window:
- a CDS encoding PTS mannose/fructose/sorbose/N-acetylgalactosamine transporter subunit IIC, with product MVSLIQAILIALVAALTWLDGAWLGEMKFREPIVTGFLVGLILGDVKSGVMIGAQLQLIWMGAVNIGPTAQLDIGTGGTIGAAVAIATGTGAETAILFGLPISVLMQFVNTLLMSAYSGAMLVADRKIDELSLGGVNGVHYLCGIISFLAYFLFTFLLMYFGGDFMGGIVDGLPAWASTGLNGVAAILPALGFALLMSIIMDKSLIPYFVIGFIPMAFIGHDMSMVGIVAIATSIAAIIFMLRNVNQDAVVKQASDVDDEWED from the coding sequence ATGGTATCTCTGATACAAGCGATTCTAATTGCGCTGGTTGCGGCCCTGACCTGGCTTGATGGTGCCTGGCTTGGCGAGATGAAGTTTCGTGAGCCCATCGTGACGGGCTTTCTTGTCGGGCTTATCCTCGGCGACGTGAAGAGCGGGGTAATGATTGGCGCGCAGCTCCAGCTCATCTGGATGGGAGCGGTGAACATCGGGCCGACCGCGCAGCTTGACATAGGAACGGGCGGTACAATCGGTGCGGCCGTCGCCATTGCGACCGGCACGGGTGCCGAGACCGCAATACTGTTCGGTCTGCCCATCTCGGTGCTCATGCAGTTCGTCAATACGCTGCTCATGAGTGCCTATTCTGGTGCGATGCTGGTCGCCGATCGAAAGATTGACGAGCTGAGCCTCGGTGGGGTCAACGGGGTCCATTACCTATGCGGCATCATCTCGTTTCTTGCATACTTCCTCTTCACGTTCCTTCTCATGTACTTTGGCGGTGACTTCATGGGAGGCATCGTCGATGGCTTGCCCGCGTGGGCGTCGACCGGTCTGAACGGCGTTGCCGCCATACTGCCGGCCCTCGGGTTTGCGCTGCTCATGAGTATCATCATGGACAAGTCCCTCATTCCATACTTCGTCATCGGGTTTATCCCGATGGCCTTCATCGGGCATGACATGTCCATGGTGGGAATCGTTGCGATTGCGACTTCCATTGCCGCCATCATCTTCATGCTTCGCAACGTCAACCAGGATGCCGTCGTCAAGCAGGCCTCTGACGTCGACGACGAGTGGGAGGACTAG
- a CDS encoding DegV family protein — protein MAGYVLSCCSTVDLTHEWLGRRNITYLCFNYQLGDKTHKDDFGVTTPPAQLYAKMLAGEGVKTSQISAGEYLEHFERFLKQGQDVLHVCLSTGISGTYGSACSAAEELSRKYPERKVLVVDSLAASSGYGLLMDKLADLRDEGMGVEELATWATEHREKVNHWFFSSDLTFFVRGGRISRAAGVMGGLLKICPVMDVAPDGSLRVKEKIRTKARAIARDLELMEQLAEGGLDYDQKCFICQSECLDDARELARRVEEKFPKLDGRVEIFPIGATIGCHTGPGTVALFFWGKPRTQQ, from the coding sequence ATGGCCGGCTACGTTCTTAGCTGCTGCTCAACCGTGGACCTCACGCACGAGTGGCTTGGGCGACGCAACATCACCTACCTTTGCTTCAACTACCAGCTCGGCGACAAGACCCACAAGGACGACTTCGGCGTCACCACTCCCCCCGCCCAGCTCTACGCCAAGATGCTCGCCGGCGAGGGCGTCAAGACCTCGCAGATAAGCGCCGGCGAGTACCTCGAGCACTTCGAGCGCTTCCTCAAGCAGGGGCAAGACGTCCTGCACGTGTGCCTCTCCACCGGCATCTCGGGGACCTACGGTTCGGCCTGCTCCGCCGCCGAGGAGCTCTCCAGGAAGTACCCCGAGCGCAAGGTCCTCGTCGTGGACTCGCTGGCCGCCTCCTCGGGCTACGGCCTTCTCATGGACAAGCTCGCCGACCTGCGCGACGAGGGCATGGGCGTCGAGGAGCTCGCAACCTGGGCCACGGAGCACCGCGAAAAGGTCAACCACTGGTTCTTCTCGTCCGACCTCACCTTCTTCGTGCGGGGCGGGCGCATCTCCAGGGCAGCCGGCGTCATGGGCGGCCTGCTCAAGATCTGCCCCGTCATGGACGTGGCGCCCGACGGCTCGCTCAGGGTCAAAGAGAAGATCCGCACCAAGGCCCGCGCGATCGCGCGCGACCTGGAGCTCATGGAGCAGCTCGCCGAGGGCGGCCTGGACTACGACCAGAAGTGCTTCATCTGCCAGTCCGAGTGCCTCGACGACGCCCGCGAGCTCGCGCGCCGCGTCGAGGAGAAGTTCCCCAAGCTCGACGGCAGGGTCGAGATCTTTCCCATCGGCGCCACGATCGGCTGCCATACCGGCCCCGGCACCGTGGCGCTGTTCTTCTGGGGCAAGCCGCGCACGCAGCAGTAG
- a CDS encoding PTS system mannose/fructose/N-acetylgalactosamine-transporter subunit IIB produces the protein MAIVDVRIDDRLVHGQVCSNWIPYYSLDRIVIVDDEISQDEQRKAILKLGCAGRCKLSVFDAVKAADKFSRGIDEGIRVMILCNRPRPLVQMMGSGFKVDHVTVGNMSTKQDARQIHNNTFVSPDEARDFGELVAQGVPIWSWIVPTETRKDITSLFEAREG, from the coding sequence GTGGCAATCGTAGACGTACGAATCGACGATCGGCTCGTGCATGGGCAGGTCTGCAGCAACTGGATCCCCTACTACTCGCTTGACCGCATCGTGATCGTTGATGACGAGATCTCCCAGGACGAGCAGCGCAAGGCCATCCTCAAGCTCGGTTGTGCGGGACGCTGCAAGCTCTCCGTCTTTGATGCCGTCAAGGCTGCCGACAAGTTCTCGCGGGGGATTGACGAGGGAATCAGGGTGATGATTCTCTGCAACCGTCCCAGACCTCTCGTGCAGATGATGGGGAGCGGCTTCAAGGTCGACCACGTAACCGTGGGCAACATGTCGACGAAGCAGGACGCGCGGCAGATCCACAACAACACGTTCGTCTCCCCGGACGAGGCGCGTGACTTCGGGGAGCTGGTCGCGCAGGGCGTCCCCATCTGGTCGTGGATCGTGCCCACGGAGACGCGGAAGGACATCACCAGCCTATTCGAAGCGAGGGAAGGGTAG
- a CDS encoding PspA/IM30 family protein codes for MGILDRFTTIIKANINDLLDKAEDPAKMVDQYLIELTDSLAEVKRETAGVMAEEARAKRLVDDNVAQVTRMESLARKALAAGNEDDARAFLAKKQQFDTKGAELQKAYEAAHANATKMRQMHDKLVSDIEGLKSRRDTIKAKVAVAKTQEKVAGFTSQSDRAESALEAFNRMEEKADRMLDTADAMSELNEQPVDATVGLEAKYASAADGAAVDDELARLKRDMGL; via the coding sequence ATGGGCATCCTGGACCGCTTCACCACCATCATCAAGGCCAACATCAACGACCTGCTCGACAAGGCGGAGGACCCCGCCAAGATGGTCGACCAGTACCTGATCGAGCTCACCGACTCGCTGGCCGAGGTCAAGCGCGAGACCGCCGGCGTCATGGCCGAGGAGGCCCGCGCCAAGCGCCTCGTGGACGACAACGTCGCGCAGGTGACGCGCATGGAGTCGCTCGCGCGCAAGGCGCTCGCCGCCGGCAACGAGGACGACGCCCGCGCGTTTCTGGCCAAGAAGCAGCAGTTCGACACCAAGGGGGCCGAGCTCCAGAAGGCCTACGAGGCCGCCCACGCCAACGCGACCAAGATGCGTCAGATGCACGACAAGCTCGTGAGCGACATCGAGGGGCTCAAGAGCCGCCGCGACACCATCAAGGCCAAGGTCGCGGTCGCCAAGACGCAGGAGAAGGTCGCGGGCTTCACGTCCCAGTCCGACCGCGCGGAGAGCGCCCTCGAGGCGTTCAACCGCATGGAGGAGAAGGCCGACCGCATGCTCGACACCGCCGACGCCATGAGCGAGCTCAACGAGCAGCCCGTCGACGCGACGGTGGGCCTCGAGGCCAAGTACGCGAGCGCGGCGGACGGCGCGGCGGTCGATGACGAGCTCGCGCGCCTGAAGAGGGACATGGGCCTGTAA
- the murI gene encoding glutamate racemase: MGKRSADGFVGVFDSGVGGISVLRALVRELPHEDFRYFGDSAHAPYGEKSEDEVLDLSRAIVGRLCDEGAKAIVVACNTATSVAAPTLRRERPGLPIVGIEPALKPATEATNHGRILVMATPVTLRLDKYHELAQTYGAHSEVVSVPCPGLASRIERGNLDAPDLARLIEGLVGRYADNARSVVLGCTHYPFVRAQIDRALGGGVSFFDGGAGTARRLRCRLEETELVSGRARPGRIELASSEDTPAQLALYREFLTLPL; this comes from the coding sequence ATGGGCAAGCGTTCGGCAGACGGCTTCGTGGGGGTCTTCGACTCCGGCGTCGGAGGCATCAGCGTGCTGCGCGCGCTCGTCCGCGAGCTGCCCCACGAGGACTTCCGCTACTTCGGCGACTCCGCCCACGCCCCCTATGGCGAGAAGTCCGAGGACGAGGTGCTCGACCTCTCTCGCGCCATCGTGGGGCGCCTGTGCGACGAGGGCGCCAAGGCCATCGTGGTCGCGTGCAACACAGCGACCTCCGTCGCGGCTCCCACGCTGCGCCGAGAGCGCCCCGGCCTGCCGATCGTGGGCATCGAGCCGGCGCTCAAGCCTGCGACGGAGGCCACGAACCACGGGCGCATCCTCGTCATGGCCACGCCCGTCACGTTGCGCCTCGACAAGTACCACGAGCTCGCGCAGACGTACGGTGCGCACTCGGAGGTCGTCTCGGTCCCGTGCCCGGGCCTCGCGTCGCGCATCGAACGCGGCAACCTCGACGCCCCCGACCTCGCCCGGCTGATCGAGGGACTCGTGGGCCGCTACGCGGATAATGCGCGCTCCGTGGTCCTGGGCTGTACCCACTACCCCTTCGTGCGCGCGCAGATCGACCGTGCCCTGGGCGGGGGCGTCTCCTTCTTTGACGGCGGTGCCGGGACGGCCCGCCGGCTCAGGTGCCGCCTGGAGGAGACCGAGCTCGTCTCCGGGCGCGCGCGACCTGGCCGCATCGAGCTCGCCTCGAGCGAGGACACCCCCGCCCAGCTGGCGCTCTATCGCGAGTTTCTCACGCTTCCGCTCTAG
- a CDS encoding GntR family transcriptional regulator, with translation MGEGLPRLVRGIAQVGLDAMNLDYIVIDRTSTVPLYEQLRVCISDAIRRGVLKASMQLPTENEIIESCGVSRQVVRQAYGALVQNGQVIRERGRGTFVKAENYGVFMNKLMSYQEELALSGKVPKTEVLAACRRSTPEELSGPSDLGDSECFYLERLRSADGKASVHIQTYLPYSRFPGIERFDFAALSLYHTLAKEYGVHLRDAKRSLSAENASDREAGLLGVETGKALLLLESHTFDRNGGLVEVSFEHFAGDTCHYEFEVAAGR, from the coding sequence ATGGGCGAAGGTCTGCCTCGTCTTGTGAGGGGGATAGCACAAGTGGGATTGGATGCCATGAATCTCGATTACATCGTCATAGATCGTACGTCTACCGTTCCGCTCTATGAGCAGCTTCGCGTCTGTATATCCGATGCGATACGTCGGGGGGTCCTGAAGGCGAGCATGCAGCTCCCGACCGAGAACGAGATCATCGAGAGCTGTGGTGTGTCGCGTCAGGTGGTGCGACAGGCCTACGGTGCCCTCGTGCAGAACGGTCAGGTGATACGCGAGAGAGGTCGCGGCACCTTCGTCAAGGCCGAGAACTACGGTGTGTTCATGAACAAGCTGATGAGCTACCAAGAGGAGCTTGCGCTGAGCGGAAAGGTCCCCAAGACGGAGGTGCTGGCTGCCTGCCGACGGAGCACGCCCGAGGAACTGTCCGGTCCATCCGACCTGGGTGATTCCGAGTGCTTCTATCTGGAGAGACTGAGAAGCGCCGACGGGAAGGCCTCGGTCCACATCCAGACCTATCTTCCGTACTCGCGGTTCCCTGGAATCGAGAGGTTCGACTTCGCGGCCCTCTCTCTCTATCACACACTGGCAAAGGAGTACGGCGTCCACCTGCGCGACGCGAAGAGGTCGTTGAGTGCCGAGAATGCCTCCGACAGGGAGGCCGGGCTGCTTGGCGTCGAGACCGGTAAGGCGCTGCTCCTTCTTGAAAGCCATACCTTCGACCGCAATGGGGGCCTGGTGGAAGTGAGCTTCGAGCACTTCGCAGGCGACACGTGTCATTACGAGTTCGAGGTTGCCGCCGGAAGGTAA
- a CDS encoding SIS domain-containing protein has protein sequence MQQTVLDNINNQPVVLRRVLDERGTFVDPFVAKLHEHQIEKVIFLGSGTSYNVSTIASYYFKHLVGMPAEAYYPTVFKNHESPDWTGLVDHARILCVGVSQSGTSVSTCEAMEHARSLGCRTLAITGDLESEITRHVDVTTHLLVGEELTPPETKGYTVSVLSVLLWAVEAGRERGSLSQEEADGLIRETQGVVDGFQDVLDEGLGWYERNKTSIVSSDRLYVLGYGVDYGSMLEGMLKVGEMLRVPTIGYEMEEYSHGPTMALKPNQTILMIGTDDVEFERLLTFRKTYRKYTDRVHVITCRDLPDADGRDLVFSLKASKYLAPLLYTVPFQYLAARGAADIYIDTNVDPCAEPLSHYPTERV, from the coding sequence ATGCAGCAGACCGTATTGGACAACATCAACAACCAGCCCGTGGTTCTGCGACGCGTCTTGGACGAGAGAGGGACCTTCGTTGACCCCTTTGTCGCGAAGTTGCATGAGCACCAGATAGAGAAGGTCATCTTCCTGGGTTCTGGGACCTCGTACAACGTGTCGACCATAGCCTCGTACTACTTCAAGCACCTTGTTGGGATGCCCGCCGAGGCATACTACCCGACCGTCTTCAAGAACCACGAGAGTCCCGACTGGACGGGGCTCGTCGACCATGCGCGCATCCTCTGCGTCGGCGTGAGCCAGTCGGGAACGTCCGTGTCCACCTGTGAGGCCATGGAGCACGCTCGCTCGCTCGGCTGCAGGACCCTTGCAATTACGGGAGACCTTGAGAGCGAGATAACGCGACATGTCGACGTGACGACCCACCTTCTTGTGGGAGAGGAGCTCACCCCTCCCGAGACGAAGGGCTACACCGTCTCCGTGCTGAGCGTCCTGCTGTGGGCGGTCGAGGCTGGTCGTGAGAGGGGATCCCTGTCCCAGGAGGAGGCAGACGGGCTCATTCGAGAGACGCAGGGCGTGGTCGACGGATTCCAGGATGTGTTGGACGAGGGGCTAGGCTGGTACGAGCGAAACAAGACGTCAATCGTGAGCAGCGATAGGCTCTACGTCCTGGGCTATGGCGTGGACTACGGCTCCATGCTCGAGGGGATGCTCAAGGTGGGCGAGATGCTGCGCGTCCCGACAATCGGCTATGAGATGGAGGAATACTCCCATGGTCCCACGATGGCCCTCAAGCCCAACCAGACCATCCTCATGATCGGTACCGATGACGTCGAGTTCGAACGTCTCCTCACCTTCCGCAAGACGTACCGGAAGTATACGGACAGGGTCCACGTGATAACGTGCCGCGATCTTCCCGACGCGGACGGCCGGGACCTCGTGTTCAGCCTGAAGGCAAGCAAGTACCTGGCACCCCTTCTATACACCGTTCCCTTCCAGTACCTTGCCGCAAGGGGCGCTGCTGACATCTATATCGACACGAACGTCGACCCTTGTGCCGAACCGCTCTCGCACTACCCGACGGAACGGGTGTGA
- a CDS encoding beta C-S lyase family protein, translating into MIGAYGPEGHEWVDELCQVLKGNVDYAVDFIQKRFHGVEVARPEGTYMLFLDCTEWCAEHGKTIDKLQRAGMEVGVLWQDGRPFHGPCHIRMNLALPYSRVVEAFDRLDRYVFNA; encoded by the coding sequence TTGATCGGTGCGTACGGACCGGAGGGCCACGAGTGGGTCGATGAGCTGTGCCAGGTCCTCAAGGGCAACGTCGATTATGCCGTCGACTTCATCCAGAAGAGGTTCCACGGCGTCGAGGTGGCAAGGCCCGAGGGTACCTACATGCTGTTCCTCGACTGCACCGAATGGTGCGCCGAGCACGGCAAGACGATCGACAAGCTGCAGAGGGCCGGCATGGAGGTCGGGGTCCTCTGGCAGGACGGCCGCCCCTTCCACGGGCCGTGCCACATCCGTATGAACCTGGCGCTGCCGTACTCCCGCGTGGTCGAGGCGTTCGACCGACTGGACAGGTACGTGTTCAACGCGTAG
- a CDS encoding IS256 family transposase encodes MAIIGDGQDGVTPGLPRFDDGMVNVGELARVLAESVVNEVMSVEADLECEGGNQRNGYRERSLLTSVGTITLRIPKLRRGSFFPEDLVERYSRTDRAIVAAVAEMVTCGVSTRKVERVAHTLGADRLGKDAVSRMCATLDETVADLQGRVFRDLRFPYLWLDATYIKAREGGHVGSVAVVTAIAAADDGHRYLVGVDAVDTESYASWLGFLRGLRDRGVADVICVVSDAHEGLRRAIEETFPGAAWQRCIVHLERNCCSLARTRRQRALVGQVLSAVFAERDPDLVRELYHLAIDEVGAICPAAGELLEETEADALAYLDFPYEHHIRLRTNNIQERTNREIKRRSRVVQVFPSRRSLLRYVGAALSEMDEAWQSRRWFSAGSIQEAYEEDSQRTPAPAPTYEGTAAEHAAAIIRLVKADGVDSRRRAA; translated from the coding sequence ATGGCAATCATAGGCGATGGGCAGGACGGTGTGACACCGGGGCTGCCCCGGTTCGACGACGGGATGGTGAACGTGGGCGAGCTGGCGAGGGTGCTCGCCGAGTCCGTCGTCAACGAGGTGATGAGCGTCGAGGCCGACCTCGAGTGCGAGGGCGGCAACCAGAGGAACGGCTACCGGGAGCGCTCGCTGCTCACGAGCGTCGGCACGATCACCCTCCGCATACCCAAGCTCAGGCGCGGGTCCTTCTTCCCCGAGGACCTGGTGGAGCGATACTCCAGGACCGACCGCGCGATCGTGGCGGCCGTGGCCGAGATGGTCACCTGTGGGGTCTCGACGAGGAAGGTCGAGCGCGTGGCCCACACGCTCGGTGCCGACAGGCTCGGCAAGGATGCCGTCTCCCGGATGTGCGCCACGCTCGACGAGACGGTCGCAGACCTGCAGGGGCGCGTCTTCCGCGACCTGCGTTTCCCCTACCTGTGGCTCGACGCCACCTACATCAAGGCCCGGGAGGGCGGGCACGTCGGCTCCGTGGCCGTGGTGACGGCGATAGCGGCCGCCGATGACGGCCACCGCTACCTCGTCGGCGTCGACGCGGTCGACACGGAGTCCTACGCGTCCTGGCTCGGGTTCCTGAGGGGCCTGCGCGACCGTGGCGTGGCGGACGTCATCTGCGTCGTCTCCGACGCCCACGAGGGGCTGAGGCGTGCCATCGAGGAGACCTTCCCGGGCGCCGCCTGGCAGCGCTGCATCGTCCACCTCGAGAGGAACTGCTGCTCGCTCGCCAGGACAAGGCGCCAGCGCGCCCTCGTGGGGCAGGTGCTCTCGGCCGTGTTCGCGGAGCGTGACCCGGACCTCGTCAGGGAGCTCTACCACCTGGCGATCGACGAGGTTGGCGCCATCTGCCCCGCGGCGGGCGAGCTCCTGGAGGAGACCGAGGCTGACGCGCTCGCCTACCTCGACTTCCCCTACGAGCACCACATCAGGCTCAGGACCAACAACATCCAGGAGCGCACCAACCGGGAGATCAAGCGCAGGAGCCGCGTCGTGCAGGTCTTCCCCTCGAGGAGGAGCCTCCTCAGGTACGTCGGTGCCGCTCTCTCGGAGATGGACGAGGCCTGGCAGTCGAGACGCTGGTTCTCCGCAGGGTCCATCCAGGAGGCCTACGAGGAGGACTCCCAGCGTACGCCAGCGCCGGCACCGACGTACGAGGGAACCGCGGCCGAGCATGCCGCCGCCATCATCCGGCTGGTGAAGGCGGACGGCGTTGACTCGAGGAGGAGGGCGGCATAG
- a CDS encoding PTS transporter subunit EIIC, with protein MVGKSKRELAERILELVGGADNVVMATHCITRLRLNLRDDSKVDLEALKGLEGTLGAQVKDGQWQVIIGPQVESVYRELEPLLGSMKLRGEVGVDDDQPELKKSGRVQIFDIISGIFSPIIPALVAGGIIKGILAVFAGFGMDTSAGDWAIFSMISDIPFYFLPFLLAVSCADKFKVNRSLALCVAGSLMYPTIVNAIGTGETPLTLFGFALPIFTYADSVFPVIFGVAGLALVYHAIDKLVPDLFKLVVVPAVSLAIVIPLNLLVLAPIGAWCGIGLANGIVWLFSTLGPIAGFLLGFFMPLIVLFGMHQSTSPIQISNIATLGYDYLLPVSFCHNLAESGAAFGAALRMKDEKLKSAAFTCAFSAFMGISEPALFTVQVPNRTPLYSAMIANGIGGALTVVLGVKCFGFVMPGITSLPVYMDPSGNAWNIIAIVICIALTWVIAMACSFVLWGKSKGSLKAKSEVAA; from the coding sequence ATGGTTGGCAAGAGCAAGAGAGAGCTCGCGGAGAGGATCCTCGAGCTCGTCGGTGGGGCGGACAACGTCGTCATGGCGACGCATTGCATCACGAGACTACGTCTTAATCTCAGAGATGATTCGAAGGTCGATCTTGAGGCGCTTAAAGGTCTCGAGGGAACGCTGGGGGCACAGGTCAAGGATGGGCAGTGGCAGGTCATCATCGGGCCACAGGTCGAGAGCGTCTACCGCGAGCTCGAACCGCTGCTTGGGAGTATGAAGCTCAGGGGAGAGGTCGGAGTCGATGATGACCAACCCGAACTCAAGAAGAGTGGCAGGGTTCAGATATTCGACATCATCTCTGGAATCTTCTCGCCAATCATCCCCGCCTTGGTCGCGGGTGGCATCATCAAGGGCATCCTAGCGGTCTTTGCGGGCTTCGGCATGGACACCTCTGCCGGGGACTGGGCAATCTTCAGCATGATCTCCGACATCCCGTTCTACTTCCTACCGTTCCTTCTGGCAGTGAGTTGTGCGGACAAGTTCAAGGTAAACCGTTCACTGGCGTTGTGCGTGGCGGGGTCGCTCATGTATCCCACGATCGTCAATGCTATCGGCACGGGAGAGACGCCTCTTACGCTGTTCGGTTTCGCGCTCCCGATCTTCACCTATGCGGACTCCGTCTTCCCGGTCATCTTCGGAGTCGCCGGGCTCGCCCTCGTGTATCACGCAATTGACAAGCTCGTACCCGACCTGTTCAAGCTCGTCGTTGTTCCAGCCGTCTCCCTCGCGATTGTCATCCCGCTGAACCTTCTCGTCCTGGCTCCGATCGGAGCATGGTGTGGCATCGGTCTCGCAAATGGCATCGTGTGGCTCTTCAGCACTCTCGGCCCCATCGCTGGATTTCTATTGGGCTTCTTCATGCCGCTTATTGTTCTCTTTGGCATGCACCAGTCAACGAGTCCCATCCAAATCTCGAACATCGCGACCCTTGGTTACGACTATCTGCTTCCCGTCTCGTTCTGCCATAATCTTGCCGAATCGGGTGCAGCCTTTGGAGCGGCCCTGCGCATGAAGGACGAGAAGCTCAAGTCCGCCGCCTTCACCTGTGCGTTCTCCGCATTTATGGGAATCTCCGAGCCAGCTCTCTTTACCGTGCAGGTTCCCAATCGCACCCCGCTCTACTCCGCGATGATTGCAAACGGAATCGGCGGGGCGCTTACCGTGGTTCTTGGCGTGAAGTGCTTCGGCTTCGTCATGCCCGGAATCACCTCGCTTCCCGTCTACATGGACCCCTCGGGCAATGCGTGGAACATCATCGCCATCGTGATATGCATTGCCCTGACGTGGGTGATTGCCATGGCATGCTCCTTCGTACTGTGGGGCAAGAGCAAGGGCAGCCTGAAAGCCAAGAGCGAGGTGGCCGCATAG
- a CDS encoding PTS sugar transporter subunit IIA, which translates to MGLQRDFAVVELLPGETNTELCAKVDATLGEANESDGTMVFCDLLGGSPFQAFAICSLGREDMRVVYGTNLGMLLEMTVLRNDGASLDEIASKVEEVGRAQIGVLVDQFDPLDDDDF; encoded by the coding sequence TTGGGACTCCAGAGGGATTTTGCGGTGGTTGAGTTGCTTCCCGGCGAGACGAACACGGAGCTTTGCGCAAAGGTCGACGCCACCCTGGGGGAAGCGAACGAGTCGGACGGAACCATGGTGTTCTGCGACCTTCTCGGTGGGTCTCCGTTCCAGGCTTTCGCAATCTGCTCGCTCGGACGGGAGGACATGAGGGTCGTCTATGGCACGAACCTCGGCATGTTGCTCGAGATGACCGTCCTCAGAAACGACGGTGCCTCTCTTGACGAGATTGCGTCCAAGGTGGAAGAGGTCGGCAGGGCGCAGATCGGTGTGCTTGTGGACCAGTTTGACCCCTTGGACGATGACGACTTCTAA
- a CDS encoding PTS system mannose/fructose/sorbose family transporter subunit IID: MVEIKDIDIVSSDDDASSVSGAFGQSGPASQPEHGKRDILSSDEFGLTKGDFTKIFWRSFTLLGSFNYERMEGLGFLYSIMPALRKIYKDDSEGLKAAMHRHIAAFNMTVAPSPFVMGLTIAMEENAKKDASMDPASINAMKVSLMGPLSGIGDTFFWGIFRILACSLALGFATQGNPVAPLVLLVVFNLPNFLTRWFGLRIGYTKGSSLLASLEKSGHMKLFTHCAGIVGAVSIGAMIATLVVISCPLTFNVAGQDILMQDYLDQILPGLLPLVATLCIFFSIKRGIKTPVIILGIIVVGFALGVLGVIAL, translated from the coding sequence ATGGTAGAGATAAAGGACATCGATATTGTCTCATCCGATGACGATGCCTCGAGCGTATCGGGAGCGTTCGGGCAGTCTGGCCCCGCGAGCCAGCCCGAACACGGCAAGAGGGACATCCTCTCCTCGGACGAGTTTGGTTTGACCAAAGGTGACTTCACGAAGATCTTCTGGCGGAGCTTCACCCTGCTCGGGTCTTTCAACTACGAGAGGATGGAAGGCCTCGGCTTCCTCTACTCGATCATGCCTGCGCTTCGCAAGATCTACAAGGATGACTCCGAGGGTCTCAAGGCCGCCATGCACCGGCACATTGCCGCCTTCAACATGACGGTCGCGCCGTCCCCGTTCGTCATGGGCCTCACCATCGCCATGGAGGAGAATGCGAAGAAGGATGCCTCGATGGACCCAGCTTCCATCAACGCGATGAAGGTCTCGCTCATGGGACCGCTCTCCGGCATCGGCGACACCTTCTTCTGGGGGATCTTCCGCATCCTGGCTTGCTCGCTCGCATTGGGCTTCGCGACGCAGGGCAACCCGGTCGCACCGCTCGTCCTCCTTGTCGTCTTCAACCTTCCGAACTTCCTGACGAGGTGGTTTGGTCTCAGGATCGGCTATACGAAGGGGAGCTCATTGCTCGCCTCGCTCGAGAAGAGTGGTCACATGAAGCTCTTCACGCACTGCGCGGGCATAGTGGGGGCGGTGTCGATCGGTGCCATGATTGCGACGCTCGTCGTGATCAGCTGCCCGCTCACATTCAACGTTGCTGGCCAGGACATCCTCATGCAGGACTACCTCGATCAGATCCTGCCCGGTCTACTGCCCCTGGTTGCGACCCTGTGCATCTTCTTCTCAATCAAGAGGGGCATCAAGACCCCAGTTATCATCCTTGGAATCATCGTGGTCGGTTTCGCGCTGGGCGTCCTTGGCGTCATAGCGCTGTAA